One Cygnus atratus isolate AKBS03 ecotype Queensland, Australia chromosome 6, CAtr_DNAZoo_HiC_assembly, whole genome shotgun sequence DNA segment encodes these proteins:
- the DNAJB2 gene encoding dnaJ homolog subfamily B member 2 isoform X2 produces MVDYYEALGVSRNATADDIKKAYRKAALKWHPDKNPDNKEYAEQKFKEIAEAYEVLSDKQKRDIYDRYGKEGLMGAGPGGSRADAGAPEFTFTFRSAHDVFREFFGGRDPFADFFDEMLPFSELRGAGHRHHGGGHFFSPFPGSSDFFASSFSSGADAGLGFRSVSTSTTFVNGRRITTKRIIENGRERVEVEEDGELKSIHIDGVPDDMALGLELSRREQQAFPSPRPPSPPPPAPHRPQSSSPVCLYTDSEDEDEDLQLAMAYSLSEMEAAGHHRAGVF; encoded by the exons ATGGTGGACTACTACGAGGCGCTGGGCGTGAGCCGCAATGCCACCGCCGACGACATCAAGAAGGC GTACAGGAAGGCAGCGCTGAAATGGCACCCGGATAAAAACCCAGACAACAAGGAATACGCTGAGCAGAAGTTCAAAGAAATCGCGGAGGCCTATGAAGTGCTGTCAGACA AGCAGAAGCGCGATATCTATGACCGCTATGGCAAAGAGGGCCTCATGGGGGCAG gaccagggggCTCCAGGGCCGACGCCGGGGCCCCCGAGTTCACCTTCACCTTCCGCAGCGCCCACGACGTTTTCCGGGAGTTTTTCGGCGGGCGAGACCCCTTCGCTGACTTCTTTG ACGAGATGCTGCCCTTCTCCGAGCTGCGAGGAGCTGGCCACCGGCACCACGGAGGGGGCCACTTCTTCTCCCCGTTCCCTGGCTCCTCAG ACTTCTTCGCCTCGTCCTTCAGCTCCGGTGCCGACGCGGGGCTGGGTTTCCGCTCCGTCTCCACCTCCACCACCTTCGTCAACGGCCGGCGCATCACCACCAAGCG GATCATCGAGAACGGGCGGGAGCGCGTGGAAGTGGAGGAGGACGGGGAGCTGAAGTCGATCCACATTGACG GTGTCCCAGACGACATggcgctggggctggagctgagccGGCGGGAGCAGCAAGCCTTCCCCAGCCCGCGCCCCCCctcgcccccgccgcccgccccgcacCGGCCCCAGAGCTCCTCGCCCGTCTGCCTCTACACGGACAGCGAGGACGAGGACGAGGACTTGCAGCTGGCCATGGCCTACAGCCTGTCCGAGATGGAGGCCGCGGGGCACCACCGAGCAG GTGTGTTCTGA
- the DNAJB2 gene encoding dnaJ homolog subfamily B member 2 isoform X1 encodes MVDYYEALGVSRNATADDIKKAYRKAALKWHPDKNPDNKEYAEQKFKEIAEAYEVLSDKQKRDIYDRYGKEGLMGAAGPGGSRADAGAPEFTFTFRSAHDVFREFFGGRDPFADFFDEMLPFSELRGAGHRHHGGGHFFSPFPGSSDFFASSFSSGADAGLGFRSVSTSTTFVNGRRITTKRIIENGRERVEVEEDGELKSIHIDGVPDDMALGLELSRREQQAFPSPRPPSPPPPAPHRPQSSSPVCLYTDSEDEDEDLQLAMAYSLSEMEAAGHHRAGVF; translated from the exons ATGGTGGACTACTACGAGGCGCTGGGCGTGAGCCGCAATGCCACCGCCGACGACATCAAGAAGGC GTACAGGAAGGCAGCGCTGAAATGGCACCCGGATAAAAACCCAGACAACAAGGAATACGCTGAGCAGAAGTTCAAAGAAATCGCGGAGGCCTATGAAGTGCTGTCAGACA AGCAGAAGCGCGATATCTATGACCGCTATGGCAAAGAGGGCCTCATGGGGGCAG caggaccagggggCTCCAGGGCCGACGCCGGGGCCCCCGAGTTCACCTTCACCTTCCGCAGCGCCCACGACGTTTTCCGGGAGTTTTTCGGCGGGCGAGACCCCTTCGCTGACTTCTTTG ACGAGATGCTGCCCTTCTCCGAGCTGCGAGGAGCTGGCCACCGGCACCACGGAGGGGGCCACTTCTTCTCCCCGTTCCCTGGCTCCTCAG ACTTCTTCGCCTCGTCCTTCAGCTCCGGTGCCGACGCGGGGCTGGGTTTCCGCTCCGTCTCCACCTCCACCACCTTCGTCAACGGCCGGCGCATCACCACCAAGCG GATCATCGAGAACGGGCGGGAGCGCGTGGAAGTGGAGGAGGACGGGGAGCTGAAGTCGATCCACATTGACG GTGTCCCAGACGACATggcgctggggctggagctgagccGGCGGGAGCAGCAAGCCTTCCCCAGCCCGCGCCCCCCctcgcccccgccgcccgccccgcacCGGCCCCAGAGCTCCTCGCCCGTCTGCCTCTACACGGACAGCGAGGACGAGGACGAGGACTTGCAGCTGGCCATGGCCTACAGCCTGTCCGAGATGGAGGCCGCGGGGCACCACCGAGCAG GTGTGTTCTGA